The following coding sequences lie in one Zingiber officinale cultivar Zhangliang chromosome 2B, Zo_v1.1, whole genome shotgun sequence genomic window:
- the LOC122045045 gene encoding tropinone reductase homolog At2g29150-like isoform X2, producing the protein MELGNRWSLRGETALVTGGSKGIGCAIVEELARFGAAVHTCARNEAELKESLQKWRDPKLQVTGSVCDVSSSEEREKLIKEVSAIFNGKLNILVNNVAFGYIKPVLEVTQEDYKHTMNTNLEAGFHLSQLAHPLLKASGRGNIVFISSIAGLEGYSSISIYGSSKGAMNQLTRCLACEWAKDNIRINCVAPGIINTPMAQWFYV; encoded by the exons ATGGAGTTGGGAAATAGATGGTCTCTTCGAGGAGAAACAGCCTTGGTCACTGGTGGATCCAAAGGGATAGG GTGTGCTATTGTGGAAGAACTGGCAAGATTTGGAGCAGCAGTTCATACGTGTGCCAGGAATGAAGCAGAGCTGAAAGAGAGTTTGCAGAAATGGAGAGATCCGAAGCTTCAGGTGACTGGTTCGGTCTGTGACGTCTCGTCctcggaagagagggagaagctGATAAAGGAAGTCAGCGCCATCTTCAACGGCAAACTCAATATCCTG GTTAATAATGTAGCGTTTGGTTACATTAAACCAGTTTTAGAGGTGACTCAAGAGGACTACAAGCACACCATGAACACCAACTTGGAAGCTGGTTTCCATTTGAGTCAACTCGCTCATCCTCTTCTCAAGGCATCCGGACGGGGCAATATCGTCTTTATCTCCTCAATTGCTGGTCTCGAAGGATACTCTTCTATATCCATCTATGGATCATCTAAAG GAGCCATGAATCAACTTACTAGATGCCTCGCTTGCGAATGGGCTAAGGACAATATTCGTATCAATTGTGTTGCTCCCGGTATCATCAATACGCCGATGGCTCAGTGG TTTTATGTTTAA
- the LOC122045045 gene encoding tropinone reductase homolog At5g06060-like isoform X1, with translation MELGNRWSLRGETALVTGGSKGIGCAIVEELARFGAAVHTCARNEAELKESLQKWRDPKLQVTGSVCDVSSSEEREKLIKEVSAIFNGKLNILVNNVAFGYIKPVLEVTQEDYKHTMNTNLEAGFHLSQLAHPLLKASGRGNIVFISSIAGLEGYSSISIYGSSKGAMNQLTRCLACEWAKDNIRINCVAPGIINTPMAQWFTENEELVAKWCHRAPLGRVGEPEEVAASVVFLCLPSSSFITGQVIAVDGDVERIGHIGGHSSWLVWI, from the exons ATGGAGTTGGGAAATAGATGGTCTCTTCGAGGAGAAACAGCCTTGGTCACTGGTGGATCCAAAGGGATAGG GTGTGCTATTGTGGAAGAACTGGCAAGATTTGGAGCAGCAGTTCATACGTGTGCCAGGAATGAAGCAGAGCTGAAAGAGAGTTTGCAGAAATGGAGAGATCCGAAGCTTCAGGTGACTGGTTCGGTCTGTGACGTCTCGTCctcggaagagagggagaagctGATAAAGGAAGTCAGCGCCATCTTCAACGGCAAACTCAATATCCTG GTTAATAATGTAGCGTTTGGTTACATTAAACCAGTTTTAGAGGTGACTCAAGAGGACTACAAGCACACCATGAACACCAACTTGGAAGCTGGTTTCCATTTGAGTCAACTCGCTCATCCTCTTCTCAAGGCATCCGGACGGGGCAATATCGTCTTTATCTCCTCAATTGCTGGTCTCGAAGGATACTCTTCTATATCCATCTATGGATCATCTAAAG GAGCCATGAATCAACTTACTAGATGCCTCGCTTGCGAATGGGCTAAGGACAATATTCGTATCAATTGTGTTGCTCCCGGTATCATCAATACGCCGATGGCTCAGTGG TTCACGGAGAACGAAGAACTGGTAGCGAAGTGGTGTCATCGTGCTCCGCTTGGGCGTGTGGGAGAGCCTGAGGAAGTGGCAGCTTCGGTTGTTTTTCTTtgccttccttcttcctcttttatCACCGGTCAAGTGATTGCCGTCGATGGAG ATGTTGAACGCATTGGTCATATTGGGGGACACTCAAGTTGGCTAGTTTGGATCTAG